The proteins below come from a single Mycolicibacterium sp. TY81 genomic window:
- a CDS encoding wax ester/triacylglycerol synthase family O-acyltransferase, translated as MTFRKLTSLDAQFLAMEDGRAHGHVSVLSTYAPYTADGRRLTAEVIRDLVAERLPLLPPFRWRLVRVPFDLDHPYWADADDVDVTYHVQESALSAPGDDRRLADHVAEIIARPLDRSRPLWEIHVISGLADDSVALLIKMHHAAVDGVSGAEVLRVLLDDTAEGQPVVAPHRVAPQHRPSQAELLGRGLTNMCRYPARSIRAAVRALPHLDEVPTLRGVPGVSTVARHSRSAKAILQRTNTAEGTELVAPRTRFQTAISPRRSVAFGSVSLAEVKAVKDHFGCSINDVVMAMCASGLRSWLADEGELPDGPLLSFVPVSVRTPEQTGTFGNRVTVMMAELPTDEADPVERLHRAQATMTAAKQRHQALPASLLEDANDLIPPALFARATGTALRHGAAFLQPAVNAAISNVPGSPTTLYCAGAEQLSQFPISGVLHGVGLNITVFSYRQELSIGIVVDRDQLDDPWPLLDAVRDSLTDLTAAISRPTSA; from the coding sequence ATGACCTTCCGGAAATTGACCAGCCTCGATGCCCAGTTCCTGGCGATGGAGGACGGGCGCGCGCACGGCCACGTCAGCGTGCTGAGCACCTACGCGCCGTACACCGCAGACGGCCGCCGGCTGACCGCCGAGGTGATCCGGGACCTCGTGGCCGAGCGGTTGCCGCTCCTGCCGCCGTTCCGCTGGCGACTCGTCAGGGTGCCATTCGACCTCGACCACCCGTACTGGGCCGACGCAGACGACGTCGATGTCACCTATCACGTACAGGAATCCGCGCTCTCGGCACCGGGTGACGATCGCCGGCTCGCCGACCACGTCGCCGAGATCATCGCGAGGCCCCTGGATCGGTCACGGCCGTTGTGGGAGATCCACGTGATCAGCGGACTGGCCGACGACTCCGTGGCACTGCTGATCAAGATGCACCACGCCGCGGTCGACGGCGTCTCGGGCGCCGAGGTGCTGCGGGTGCTGCTCGATGACACCGCAGAAGGACAGCCAGTGGTGGCTCCCCACCGCGTGGCACCGCAGCACCGGCCGTCCCAGGCCGAACTTCTCGGCCGCGGGTTGACCAACATGTGCCGATACCCCGCGCGGTCCATTCGCGCTGCGGTGCGTGCGCTGCCGCACCTCGACGAGGTGCCCACGCTGCGCGGCGTGCCCGGCGTCAGCACGGTGGCGCGGCACAGCCGGTCCGCCAAGGCGATCCTGCAGCGCACGAACACAGCCGAAGGCACCGAACTCGTCGCACCGCGCACGCGGTTCCAGACCGCGATCTCGCCGCGCCGAAGTGTGGCTTTCGGTTCGGTGTCACTGGCTGAGGTGAAAGCCGTCAAGGATCACTTCGGATGCAGCATCAACGACGTCGTGATGGCGATGTGCGCGTCGGGGTTGCGGTCGTGGTTGGCCGACGAAGGCGAACTGCCGGACGGACCACTGCTGTCGTTCGTGCCCGTGTCCGTCCGCACGCCTGAGCAAACCGGCACGTTCGGTAACCGGGTCACGGTCATGATGGCCGAACTGCCGACCGATGAGGCCGATCCCGTCGAGCGGCTACACCGGGCGCAGGCCACCATGACCGCAGCGAAACAGCGCCATCAGGCGTTGCCGGCGTCCCTGTTGGAAGACGCCAACGACCTCATCCCGCCGGCGCTGTTCGCCCGCGCCACCGGCACGGCGTTGCGCCACGGGGCAGCGTTCCTGCAGCCGGCCGTGAACGCCGCGATCTCCAATGTGCCCGGCTCCCCCACGACGCTGTACTGCGCAGGCGCCGAACAGCTTTCGCAGTTTCCGATCTCCGGCGTACTGCACGGAGTCGGGCTGAACATCACGGTGTTCAGCTACCGCCAAGAGCTGTCGATCGGCATCGTCGTCGACCGCGATCAACTCGACGACCCGTGGCCGTTGCTCGACGCGGTGCGCGACTCCCTGACGGACCTGACTGCGGCGATCAGTAGACCCACGTCGGCGTGA
- a CDS encoding 2,4'-dihydroxyacetophenone dioxygenase family protein, with protein sequence MTAIASPEMVTTRSGAPLPLVALPQGELLSVNLAETPLLKDALGPGMSFHPLRLDTERGEYVILARMAPGVGLQIHYHTGPAQVYTMQGCWLYREYPDQPQTAGSYLYEPGGSVHTFYTPEDNTEDTVALIWVDGANVNFNEDGTFHSILDAVSLHYLTETVSAAQGTKPVFVHGGAAGVAKS encoded by the coding sequence ATGACCGCCATCGCCTCCCCCGAAATGGTCACCACCCGCAGCGGCGCTCCTCTCCCGCTGGTCGCGCTGCCGCAGGGTGAACTGCTGAGCGTCAACCTCGCCGAGACCCCGCTGCTGAAGGACGCCCTCGGCCCGGGCATGAGCTTCCACCCGCTGCGACTGGACACCGAGCGTGGCGAGTACGTCATCCTCGCCAGGATGGCCCCGGGCGTCGGCCTGCAAATCCACTACCACACCGGACCCGCGCAGGTGTACACCATGCAGGGCTGCTGGCTCTACCGCGAATACCCCGACCAGCCCCAGACCGCCGGCTCCTACCTCTACGAACCCGGCGGCTCCGTCCACACCTTCTACACGCCTGAGGACAACACCGAGGACACCGTCGCGCTCATCTGGGTCGACGGCGCGAACGTCAACTTCAACGAGGACGGCACGTTCCACTCGATCCTCGACGCGGTGTCCCTGCACTACCTGACCGAGACAGTGTCCGCAGCTCAAGGGACCAAACCCGTCTTCGTCCACGGTGGCGCCGCCGGCGTCGCCAAATCCTGA